The genome window CGAGATGAAGGGTGCAACCGGACATTTGTCTATCGGGAGCGCAGCTCTCAAGGCATTCCTTGCCGGTCATGACCTTCTTCTCATATGTCATGAGGCAGAAAAGGTGAAAATGGCCGTAGCCTTTCTTGATAAGGCACTGTCTAGAGGCATTATAAGTGCGGAACGGCTGGATGAGAGCCTTGAGCGTTTGGATACATTGAGAAATAAGATCGCAACGGTGCCGCATGTCGATAGACAGATGGTTTGAATATATGAAGTTTTTTGTGGGACTGCTCTCAATCGTCAATCCGATAGGCGCAGTTCCGATATTTATCAATCTCACAAACAGCCAGGCATCAGATGACCGACACAGGACCGCCGTAATGGCCTCCCTTACCATAGTTCTGGTCTTGTCTGTTTCATTGATTGCAGGCGAGGCTATATTGCATTTCTTCGGCATCTCGATCTCGTCCTTCAGAGTTGGAGGTGGGATACTGATTCTTCTTATGGCGATAGATATGATGCACGCGCATATAAGTCCTATAAGGCATACCGAAGAGGAAGCAAGGGATGTGGCCGACAAAGACTCGGTCGCCATAGTTCCTTTGGGGATACCGCTCCTTGCCGGACCCGGCGCCATAAGCACTGTCATACTTTACGCCAATCGTAATAGCTCTGCTCTCCACTATTTGATACTTTTGACAATTATTTTCATAGTTGCAGGCATTACATGGCTGTGCCTACGCTCCGCCTCCATGGTGGCCGGCCTCCTAGGCAAGACCGGCATCAACATATTTACACGAATAATGGGCCTTGTCATGGCAGCAATAGGTGTAGAGTTTATCGCAAACGGCCTGAAACAGCTGCTGCCAGGGCTCGGTTAGGATCTCACCTTTTACCTAACCTACTCTGCGCATATAAATTTTTTGTTCAGAAACTCACACTCGCTTGGAGAAAGATCAAACCGCAACTCAGCCTCCAGGATGATCTCCCGCCTGTCCTTATCAGGGTGTTCATTGATCATCTCTGACATCCATTTAACGGCCTTGCGCATCTTTTCTCCATGGGGCTGGATGGTGTCTGAGCCCATTTCGTACACCTCCTTTTTTGTCTTGCGATCAGAAATCCTACCAAAAAGATCAAGACGGTTTTATATCAACATTCTTTAGATAGGGGGCCTTTTTCTTAAGGGCATCCTCCATCTCGTCGATCTTGGCTCCGACTGTTCTGGTTATGCGATTTGCAAATGCCGCACAAAATTGAAGAAAATCAGTAAAATTCTCGATCTGTTCATAATCCTCCTTGAGGCTCTCACTCATTTCTTTTATGAGGAGATATCCATTGAGTTCCACCTCGGCCCTGATCCTGTGGGTGTCAGGGGTTAAAACTATCATCCTTATATCCTTGATATCTTCTACAAGGGGCATATCTTTTAAGTATTCACGCACTTCATTATGGAGTTCCTCCGGCGAGGCCTTTTCTATTAGATACTCAAGGTTTGTAAAGATCAGGATCACAGCAATAGCCGCCAGCACGACACCAACTATAATGGAACCGACGGCGTCCCAATAGATATGTCCTGTAAACCTGGTCAACAATACAGCGACCGCTGCCAGAAATAGGCCGAATACAGCGGCGCTGTCCTCGAGAAGGACCGCCAGATTTGCGGTATCACAATCTTTTTTATCAATAATTGCAACCACGAGCGAACTTCCTTCAGCGATGAAGGAGACCGCCAGCACTGCAAGCGTCCAGTTGGTTATCAGTGGTTCACGGGGATATACCAGGGCCACTATGCCGTGATATATCGTAACGCCGGCACCAACGAAAAATATTCCGCACGCGGAGATAAGCCCCCATACATAACGCTCTTGCCCCCTCCCAAATGGAAATTCCTTAGATGGTCCGATCTTGCTCCTTATGATCCCGACCCATATGAATCCCTGGTTGAGCGTATCGGCGAGGGAATGGACAGCCTCGGCTAACATTGAGGCGCTCCCACTTGAAAAGGCCACTATGAATTTGAGACAGGTGACCAAAAAATTTGCAGTTATAGCGACCTTTACCGATCTCATCGCCCCATTGCCCCACGCCTGTCTTTTCCAGTGGAAATACGGCGATGAATATCTTGCATAGCTGGATTTTGGGATTCAAACGGCCCAACTTCTATAATCTCATCCTTCAATGTCTTTCCTTTCCTAAGTATGCGTATCGACGCCTTAGAACCCTCATCCTTAAAAAGGAGATCCAGCTTGAGATCTTCGACAGTCTTCAGCGGTCTGCCATCAAAGGCCAGGATCACGTCACCAGCGCGAAGCCCGCTGGATTGCGCCACGCTGCCTGGCATCACCTCTTTTATTATCAGCCTTCCGCCTTTATCATCAAGCAATACACCCAGCTTGGCGGAAAAGGGGGCGGGGACATCGGATGGAAAGAGAAAATAGTCTGCCATGCCCCTTTCGATATTTTCGCGTCCGCCTGCTATGATTATGGCCTGACTGTCATCACCTCGTCTGGAAAGACGCGATGGAATACCATAGCCAAAGGCCACATGACCGGCACCGGCAAGCACCACCATCTGCCGTTTTGGATTGTTATCAAGATATTCATAGATGCCTTTGGCCATGGCCTCGTCCCAAAGGACCTGGGCCTCAAAGAACCTTTCGAAATCTTCTGCAACGCCTTCAGGGTGATTGTCAAAGACATTTCTTAACAAGTTCCTGTATGCGGCATTGGAGAGATCAATGTCTTTAGGGATCTCCTTTTTTTCATCTGTGGTCAGTGAGGAGAGGCCGTCTCTTGCCACCTTGCGTGATATCTCGGACCTGAGATTCAGCGCCACAATGGGGATGCTATGGGCCTTACAAAATTCTATTATCGGCCTGTAGAGATGGTAATCGTAACCCCATCGTTTGTAATATTCAGTCTTTGTCAAAAACTGCCTCTCATCTATCTCACCTTTAAGATACCGGTCTATAAATACCTGGAACGGGCGCTGAAACATCTCCATACCTACTGCTATCTTTCTGCCTCGTCTGCAAAGGCCTTTGATCACCTGAAGTTCGGCAAGATGATGGCCAAAGTTGTCGTGGCGTTCCCCGAAAAAGATCACCCGCTTTGATGCCACCTTGTCGAGTATATCATCGAGGCTTGAGATGTCTTTTGATGCGATCCCAGACACCTCAGGCATAACCTCCAGTCCTATCCCGTCCCTTGTGGTCTTTTGACCCTTATCTACTACCGTTCCGTTTTCAAATCTCAAAAAACTGTATCTGCCGCAATGAAGGAGCTTCATCTGGACGGCGACCAGCTCTTTTTCCGACGAGGCATTTATAACAACCGCAACCTCTTTCGAATTAAACGGGTTTGATCTGACATCCACGGACACCCCGTTTTTTATATCTCCCTGAAGTGGCTTGACGCCGCAGTCCGCGGCGGCCTGATCCCCCAGTGCTATAAAAGAACCATCTTTAAGCCCGTCATGGCTTACTGTTGAACCCATTTCCAGTTCTGAAAAACCAATGTGTCTTAAAAATCTTACAAACCCGGCATATAGGCGTCTTTCAACCTCACTTTGAGGCATTACAAAATACCTCTTTTCGGCACCGAAGAGCCGGGAAAGCACTGTAGGGAATTCTTCTGAAGAAAGTTGCCTGAAAATATCGTAATTTGGATCAAGAGTTACACTTAACACCTGATCCAACGGCCCCAAATTGATGATATTTTTTTTGGCGTCGATCTTTTTCCACAAGGTCTTCGCCCCTGAGGCCGTCTCGACAAGCATCGGAACGTCCAGCACATATGGAATTTCAGTATGTTGCTCTATGATGATTCCTGTCGCAGATGGGTCCATTGTAATGGAAAGTATAGGCACATCGGATCTACCAAGCCACTCGCTAAAAAAATATGAAAGGTCCTTCCCCGATACCTGGCTGAAGATATGTTCAAGGTCATTCCATGACACCACCTTGAAACTATAGTCAGAAACCAGCTTTTTTATGGCTTTATAAAATGCCTCATTTCCTATCTCATGCCTAAGCATATGGAAGACAAAGGCGCACTTGTCATAGCCTACGGCCTTTGCGGCCTTGTCAAACTGCGAGGCGAAGTCATGAATGGGCAGGGTATTATCTTTATGTACATAGCTCTGGTAATTGATCAACATGTCATGCCTTGCGGCCTTTCCCTCCCCTTTCCTTTCCTTGTAAAGGTAATCGGCAAGATAGGTGGTAAGTCCCTCGCACCAGTTGCCCTGTCCATAGTCCACATAAATGGAGTTTCCAAACCATGAGTGGAGTATCTCGTGTCCAAAAGAGGTGTCGACTATAAACGGCAGCCTGATGACCTGCTGGCCGAGAAGGGTATAGGTGGCAAAACCAAGCCCAGTCGGGGCCATGTTTTCCACAACTGCAAAACGTTTGAATGGATACGGCCCTATCAACCCCTCATAGAACTTAATATAGTCTCTCGCCTTTTTCAGGTAGGTACTGGCAAGTCCACTGTCTTCTGGAAAAAGATAGGCGTACAGCCCTATACTGCCGCAGTCCAACTTACTTATCTGATACTGGCCTATGACAAGGGATACATCGTCTCTGGGATGAGGAAAATCAAAAACATAGGTCACATATTTCTTATCACCCCTATTATCCGTCGTCCCTTTTTCTTCTATATCGTCCGCCTCGGAGACGGCAACAAGCCCTTTTGGTATCGTGGCACTCAATCTATAATAGGCAAGCCCTTCAAAGATAGGGCACCAGTTATCCAGCAGTGCCACAAAGTCAGATCGTTTCATCACATCAGTCACATCAGTACGATCTGTTGGATCCGGTTGGATGTTCCTTTCAAAACGGATGACAACATCGGCCCCTTTTTGGGGGGCGGATATCTTAAAAAACCAACTATCAGATTCAGGTTTAGGGGTCACCACCTTCCCATTGATCTTGATCTCCTTGAGATCAAACCCTTTCTTGCGGAATACAGCCTCCGTCAAGGGTTTCAGCCTCGTTATAGCCTCTCCAAAGATTTTGTGTCTTGCCGGATCAAACCTCACCGTTATGTCCATAGATCTTGATTCATCCGTTATGACCATGGCCTTCGCAAAAACAACCTCTACCCTCCCGGCACAAAAAAGAAATACCGCAAAAAAGATAGACGACAGAAACAGATTGTATCTCATAACTCCCACTTCTAACTTATATCCTCAGATAAGTGTATAACCCCCCGTCCGGCAGGACGAAAAAATATTTGCAATAACCCATTGACGCACATGTCGTTTTTATTATAGATAAACCATTGACGACCATGTACTCAAACTAAGATAACCGGTTTTTTAGACAAATTAAACACGATTAAATATGCAGCATAAGGTTATGCCTTGAAACCGATACGAAACAGCAATGGCAAAAACAGAAAACGCGATTCGGCGTGGTTTTTTTGGGTTATAATGCTACCCTCCTTATTTTTTCTTATTATCTGGTCAGTATTTGGGCCATTTGGAGTATGGAGGCTCGAAAAAATAAAAAATAGGCGTTCGCAGCTTGCGGCAGAAAATATAAACAAGGCGAAGCTCAATGCAGAGATGGAAGAAGATATCAAGCGCCTCAAGATAGATCCTAATTATCAGGAACAAGTTATAAGGAAAAGGCTCGGATTCGTCAAAAACGGTGAGATAGTATATGAGTTTATAGATAAAAAAAGGGATAAAAACTAGATCGACTATGCTAAATGTGAAGACAATAACAGAGTTTATGCAATATCTTACAAGCGGGCAGTGGGAAGAGGATTTTGAATGCCGGACCCCAGACGGTCAGGCCGAGATGCTTGACCTGATAGAAACTATTTTTGACCTTTGCGAGGCTGCTGACAGCATATTGACCAAAAGGCTATATAAACAAATGGGGGGAATTATCAAGGCATAGAATAATCTCAAATGGAAAGATTTAGATATCTGGCAGATGGAGAAAATCCCGAGAGAGACGCATGGATCGCAAATTTTTTTACCGAAAATCACCTGGCCTATGAGGCATTTCCCCACAAGGTCGCATCCCCTGAGCAACTTAAATTTGTCGTATTCCTTGACAAGCAGCCTTATTATTATCCATGTACCCAGGAGCTCTTCGAAAAGATAGTAGATAAAAAAGGGGCTGAGACATTGGCCCTTGAATATTTGAAGGTCTGGGAACGCCTTGAGCCACTCGTGACATCTGTCATAGAATCTCCATATAGAAGAGACTTCCTCTTGAGCCTTCTAAAGATAAAATTCAGACACGAGACTGCTTCATATGTCCTTTTACCTTCAAGATTGGAAAAGAGACTGCTTCAGATATTTACAAGGGTAAGCGAGATAGACCGTCCGCTTTCCAAGATGAAAGAGGCCCAAAACAGCCGCATGGCGGCTATCTTGAGATCAGAAGCCTTCCATGAAGCGCTCAATGATCCTGCGGGTATAGAGGCATCGAGCCTTGCCTCGCTTGACAAATTGGCTGTAGATATCCGTTTGTTGCAGCTAAAACGCCTTATTTCACTTTCGAGCCATTCCGAACTCTGGGCAAATGGCGCGCCATCGGCTCTGAAAAAAGATGGACTCCTTTCTATGATGAGGTATAAACCGGCAGGGACGGGTTGGCAATGGCTTGTAGATACCATTAAAGGCTGGCTGTCATCTGGTCAACGGCGTTATGTCTTATGGATGGGTGTTCATTCCGGCGAACTTATACTGGACCTCGCCATGATCCGTATCCTTATAAGTCTGGGCATAAAGGTCATTATAGCCGTCAAAAAGGCGTTTTATTATAATGCGGTCACTATAGCTGACATGCTTGAAGACCCGTTTATCCAAGAGGCTATAGGCAAGGCCGAGATCATAACCAGTCCCGCTATTTCAAAAAAGGACCTCCTTGGCAAGCTCCAAAGCGACACAATGCTTTTTATAATTCATGACGGTACTCAGGAACGTTTTAATCCGCTCTTGGTGTCAATAACATTTTCAAGGGTGTTCAAAGAGGTGGATGCAATAGTTTTAAGGAGTAAAACCGACGCCCACTGCATATTGCAAGGCCCGTTTCAATTTACAAGGGATATCTTGGCCATTTATGCAGACGGCGATGGGGCTGTCACGTTAATAGAAAAACCCAGGCACAAATTAGCCGTGCGTTTTTCAGAAACAGATCTCAGGACCAAGGCCGACACCCTTATTTATCACATGCGTACCCAAAAGCAGCGTGGCAAGACCATTGTGTTCTACAGCGCCATAGTAGGAAGCATCCCGCATCAGATGGAAACTGCCAAGGAAATACTGAGGGTATTTGTAAACTATTTGAGAAAAAAGCAGGAAAATGTGCTGGTCATAAACCCTGCCGAACATTTTGAACCAGGAATGGATGCAGATGACCTCATGTATATGTGGGAGATCGTACAGCGCAGTGGTTTGATCGATATTTGGCGCTTTCAAACAGTGGAAGACATTGAAAAGGCCTTCGAGTTGATGAAAAGAAAGGTCCCGCCTGAATGGGTCGGCAAAGATGCCACCTACAGCACTGGCTGCACAAAGGAGATGCAAATTGCACTGGATGTCCAAAAAAGTCACCCCGAGATGCAAATTATAGGACCGAGCTGGGACAAATTTTTAAGGAGAAAGGAATATGGCGTCGGAAAACTTTATGACAGGGTGCTGGGGGATGATTTTGCGTATTAGATTGATCGTATCCGATCGAAATTTGATGGCATCGCAAAAAGCCGCCGACTGCCGTGTTGCGCTGTATTCTTTGTCACTGCGGCGTACAGGAGGTAGCCTCATTCCTCAGGATCTGCACGCTTGCATTCACGATTTTTGCTTAGCCATCTCATATAAAATGACTTTTTACGAGATCATCACATAAATCAAGAAATAATATTAAAGGGAGAACGTTAAAAAATTGTCAAAACAGATAGGACTGAAGGCGCCGACGCGAAACATACAAAGGACATTCGATGACAACGAACTTGCCCTAATGTTGTATGGAGAGCACGGGAAAAACTTAAAGGTTATAGAAAATACACTCCATGTAGCTATAAGTGTAAGGGGTAATCAGGTTACGCTCACGGGTGAACAGATGGACATCGAACTTGCTGACAGGGCATGTATGGAGCTATATGATCTGGTGAAGTCAGGCTATTCCCTATATCCCAAGGATGTTGAATTCGCCTTACGCATCTTGACGGAAAACCCTGATGCTGGCCTGAAGACGATATTCCAGGACAAGCTTTTCATCAGTTCGGGCAAACGTGTCATCACGCCAAAGAGCCTCAATCAAAGTCTATACACAGAGGCCATACGTACGCATGATATAGTCTTCGGCATAGGTCCTGCTGGGACAGGAAAGACATATCTTGCAATGGCTATGGCCGTATCATTTTTGCTGAGAGATAAGGTCAAAAGGATCATATTGACCAGACCGGCTGTTGAAGCCGGCGAAAAACTAGGTTTCCTCCCAGGTGATCTTGCAGAAAAGGTCAATCCATATCTTAGACCCTTATATGATGCCCTATATGACATGTTATCTTTTGAAAAGGTATTGAATTTGATAGAGCGACAGGTGATTGAGGTCGCCCCGCTTGCCTTTATGCGAGGCAGGACATTAAACGATGCCTTTGTAATATTAGACGAGGCCCAAAACACCACCTCTGAGCAGATGAAGATGTTTCTTACAAGACTTGGTTTTCATTCAAAGGCCGTGGTCACCGGCGACATAACCCAGATAGACCTGCCAGAAAAACAGTTGTCAGGGCTGATAGAAACACAAGAGATATTAAGTGGGATAGATGGCATCGCATTCATCCAATTCACTAAAAACGACGTGGTGAGGCACAGGCTGGTAAGTCAAATCATCGAGGCATACGAAAGAAAAGAAAGGCGCTGCCACGCCCAATACCGCGGAGAAAACTGTGTTTAAGTTGAAGGGAATAAAATAAATGGCGGTATTGATACGGATAGAACATGACAATGCAAATGGCTTCAACCTAGTCCTTATAAAACGGTCGCTCTCCATCCTCATGAGGGGCATCGGCAAAAAAGATGCCGAACTGAGCATCCTATTAACCGGAGACAAAGGTATAATCGCCATTAACAAGGAATGGTTCGATAGGTCATGGCCGACGAATGTGATCTCGTTCGGCCAGGCTGACGGCGCTGCGGCCCAGCATCAGGTTGGGCTTATGGGAGATATAGTGGTATCTATAGATGCTGCAGCCAGGGAGGCTGTAGAGATGGGCGTCAGCCTTGACGAGAGGCTTATTGATCTCTTGATCCATGGACTTGCGCACATATTAGGGGAAGATCATGAATTAGGCGAGGCCCATGCGGAACGCATGAGAAATAAAGAGCGTGAGCTCAGAGATATTTTGATCAAGGAGAAAAGGATGGCTGATCTTTGTATAAATATTGATCATATCGCTACAATAAGGGAGGCAAGGGGCATAACCGAACCTGATCCGATAATGGCAGCTGGCATTGTTGAACTTGCAGGCGCGGATGGAGTCGTTGTGCACCTTCGTGAGGACAGAAGGCACATAAAAGACAGGGATGTACGGATATTGCGCGAGGTCATAAAGACGCGGCTTACGCTTGAAATGGCGGCGACGGATGAGATGATAGGGATTGCCTCTGAGATTAAGCCCGATATTGTAACGCTCGTTCCCGAAAAGAGACAAGAGCTCACTACAGAGGGTGGCCTGGATGTCGTCAGGCTTGAAGACGATTTGGAAAGGGCTGTATCCAGGTTACATGATGCAAATATACCGGTAAGTCTGTTTATCGAACCTGAAAAAAGACAGATTGAGGCTGCACAGAGGACAAGGGCGGAATGCGTTGAAATCCATACAGGGAGATATGCTGACGCACCTGATCATGAGACCGAAGAACGAGAATTTGAACGTATCGCGAATGCAGCTAGGTTTGCTTATGATGTTGGATTAAGGGTCCATGCCGGCCACGGCCTTAACTACAGAAACACGGCCAGATTATGCCAATTGAGTGAAATAGCTGAATTCAGCATCGGTCACTCGATCATAGCACGGGCTGTACTCGTTGGCCTCGAAAAGGCCGTAAAAGAGATGCTCTCAATTGTCAAACGCGGCCATTTGGCCTGATGCCATGATCATCGGTATAGGCGTTGATATCGTCCACATACCAAGAATAAAAAGGGCTGTGCTTCGCTGGGGAGGGCGTTTCACCTCTCGCATCTTCACTGAAGATGAGCTTGAATATTATCTCGGGCGCAAGGATCCCTATCAGGGTCTCGCCCTTTGTTTTGCAGCCAAGGAGGCATGTTCAAAGGCGCTCGGTGTGGGTATCGGCAAGACTATGGGGTGGCGCGATGTATCTATAACACATTTGGCGTCTGGCAAACCCATGTTAAACCTAACCGGTTCGGCCTTCAAAATATCGCAAGAGTTGGGTGCAAGTCTGTGGCATGTAAGTTTAAGTCATGAAGCAGCTTATGGTGTAGCGATGGTCGTGGCAGAGACTTAAGAAGCGGTCAGGCGAGATCCTTCACCGTCTGCCTGAATACCTCGGCAAAATCCTCAGGATAGTGACCGGTCACCCAGCGTCCTTGACGTTCGCTGAACGCCCCTGGCGATTGGGGGTGCCGCGGCAGGAAACAATAAAAAAGCCGCTGGTCGGGGTCTGGATTGTCAAACCTCTTTGAGACCTCATAACATGTAATCATCTCCGCCCCAAGGCGATGAAGACCTTTCATGACCAGATAGATAGCGGCGTCAAGGGATTTCCTAGTCCCTGCATCGGCCTCAAGGATATTTCCAGCCCTCACCTTTGTCATTATCTGCACCTCGCCCTGTGAACGCTGGGCCTTGGGCGTATGCACGATGACATGTTCATCTTCATATATGACAAGACTTTTCGGAAGATCATCCCGAAAGTCGAGCCTCTTGTTTGAATATATCGCATTGATATAGGCATCAAAAAAAGAAATATTATAATATCTGCGGTAATGGGCTGCAAACCTTGCCGCCTGGTCACCGATGGTATAAGTTGGGAATCTGCCTTCACCGCATGTTGCAACGGCGTCCTTTGGTATCAGGGCGAATTGCTGGTGTATCTGCTGATGCGAGGCATGAAGCCTGTATCCTGACGGTGAAAAATCGAAACCGTAGTTCCAGCCCCAAAGCGTAGCATTGAAGGGGATATCTTTACCTGTCATCATCATTTTCTTAACAGCAGAATAGAGCATTGATCTCAGCCCCTCCAGGGTTTCAAAAGACAGATCTTTATAACCAGACAGCGGGATGCCGAGCGAGACGGCAAGCTGGACGTATATACGCTGGTAATAGAGCGCCCTGAGGCCGATGATGTCTTCATGCTTGAGTCTTTCTATGCTGTATCTGATACTGTCGTGGGCCATATTTGATGCATAATGCCCCCATGGAATATAGCTATTGGCCCTCATGTATTCCCATACGTGCGTCTCGCCTTCAGGGCCATATTCGCCTACTATGGGATTTGGACCCTGAACGCCTGGATTCAGCACCATGGCCTTTTTATAATCATTAGGAAGCGCCTCGTTATTCGCCACCACGTCGAAGAGTTCATAGTCTTTGATGAGCGGACGCTGATTCCCGTTTGCATCTTCTAAATAGCAAAGCCCACATGGCTCCTTGTTGGAATCAAATTCCATATCGCAAGAGATTTCTGCTATCGCCTTCAGAACATCTGCATCTTTGCTTGTCTGTGCGAGGGCGAGCAGAATTGTCCTCGGGAGATCAGAGAGCCTATAAGGTCTGCCGTTTTTGTCTTTGAGCCGTCCTTTCAGCAGGTCAGCCAAAATACGCGACCGGTCTTCTTTTTGCCCTACCCCATGCCTGAATCTAAAGCTCTCCATAGTTAATGTTCTGTTATCGGCCTGCGGCTTCAGGATATAGGTAGCGCCCCAAAACGGAAATGGATTTGGGACCTCATAGACCTCCTCAGCCCCGATTATCTCGAGATCGTCGGACGGGAAATTAACCGAATTATCGACCTCAACGCCACCTTCAGCAAGACTACCTATCCGCATCAATATCTTGTTCTTTCTCAAATTTTTTACAGTAAAAGACGGAGAATGTAAAAGACACAAGAAAGAACCATCTGGTTTTACACATGTATAAGGTAAATCAATATCCATCTATCCTATTCACAAATATCCTTTTGATAATAACCTTAATTCAACAACATCGGTTTTACATCATATTTATTTTCAACTATTGTTAGTATGTGTTTTATTTTTCTTGGTGTCCCTTGTTCCTTTATAACTACTCTATATAGATTATCTCTATTTTTTAAAGTTGTATTAAATCCATCTTTTGCAAGATATTTTTTTAATTTTTTGGCATTGACCGCCTTTTTAAAGGCTGCAACTTGAATAGTATATGTCTTAAACTCTTTCTTTGTTATATTTCTTTTTTTGCTTTGCTTTTTTAATTTGTTTTTTGCTATCAATATGCGTTTTTTATGTATTGCATGTTTAATTCTTATTGCATGTTTAATTGGTTTATTGCGTTCAAAAGCTACATCGATGGATTTTTGATCATGTTGTAAAGAGGCAAAACCATAATTTAACAATCTTCTAACATCTTCCCAATTATCTTTTGAGCCAAGCATGCTCACTACAAGCTTTCTATCGCCATATTTTACCATACCTGCAAAACAATGCATCGCCTCTCTGGTATATCCTGTCTTGCCGCCTTCTGTGCCTTCAAATGACCAGAGTAGTTTATTATGGTTTTGAATATATAACTTCTTGCTTCGTCCTGATGGACGAACTATCTTTACCGAAGTAAATTTTGTTTTTGTTATTTTAGCGAATATTGGATTTTCTTCGGCCTTGTCGAACATCACGGCAAGATCATATGCTGTAGTGTAGTGATTTGGTGCAGGAAGACCGTTCGGATTGCTGAAATGGGTATCAACCGCACCGAGCTCGCCGGCCTTTTCGTTCATCATCTCCGCAAACCTCTTGACTGAACCGGCAACCCTTTCAGCCACCACCACGCTTGCATCATTGGCCGATTTAAGCATGACACTGTAAAGGAGATCTTTCACCGTCATCCTGTCGCCGGGATGGAGCCCCAGTTTTGACGGTTCAACTCCAGCGGCTATATAGTCGGCAACTGCTGTGTCGTTCAGCTTTAGATGATCAAGGGCAACCAAGGTTGTTACAATTTTTGTCGTGCTGGCCGGCGGGAGTTTGAGATATGGATTCTTGGCATACAAGATCTCGCCGCTTTCTGCATCCATGACAACAGCGGCCTTTGCGCTTACATAAGGTTCATATGCAAAGGCCAGGCCATGACCTACTAAACAACAGCAGGCAGTAACGATACCCCACCAAAAAACATGGAAAAACCCTCCGACCCCTCTG of Dissulfurimicrobium hydrothermale contains these proteins:
- a CDS encoding ARMT1-like domain-containing protein is translated as MERFRYLADGENPERDAWIANFFTENHLAYEAFPHKVASPEQLKFVVFLDKQPYYYPCTQELFEKIVDKKGAETLALEYLKVWERLEPLVTSVIESPYRRDFLLSLLKIKFRHETASYVLLPSRLEKRLLQIFTRVSEIDRPLSKMKEAQNSRMAAILRSEAFHEALNDPAGIEASSLASLDKLAVDIRLLQLKRLISLSSHSELWANGAPSALKKDGLLSMMRYKPAGTGWQWLVDTIKGWLSSGQRRYVLWMGVHSGELILDLAMIRILISLGIKVIIAVKKAFYYNAVTIADMLEDPFIQEAIGKAEIITSPAISKKDLLGKLQSDTMLFIIHDGTQERFNPLLVSITFSRVFKEVDAIVLRSKTDAHCILQGPFQFTRDILAIYADGDGAVTLIEKPRHKLAVRFSETDLRTKADTLIYHMRTQKQRGKTIVFYSAIVGSIPHQMETAKEILRVFVNYLRKKQENVLVINPAEHFEPGMDADDLMYMWEIVQRSGLIDIWRFQTVEDIEKAFELMKRKVPPEWVGKDATYSTGCTKEMQIALDVQKSHPEMQIIGPSWDKFLRRKEYGVGKLYDRVLGDDFAY
- a CDS encoding FtsB family cell division protein codes for the protein MLPSLFFLIIWSVFGPFGVWRLEKIKNRRSQLAAENINKAKLNAEMEEDIKRLKIDPNYQEQVIRKRLGFVKNGEIVYEFIDKKRDKN
- a CDS encoding ChaN family lipoprotein, which encodes MRYNLFLSSIFFAVFLFCAGRVEVVFAKAMVITDESRSMDITVRFDPARHKIFGEAITRLKPLTEAVFRKKGFDLKEIKINGKVVTPKPESDSWFFKISAPQKGADVVIRFERNIQPDPTDRTDVTDVMKRSDFVALLDNWCPIFEGLAYYRLSATIPKGLVAVSEADDIEEKGTTDNRGDKKYVTYVFDFPHPRDDVSLVIGQYQISKLDCGSIGLYAYLFPEDSGLASTYLKKARDYIKFYEGLIGPYPFKRFAVVENMAPTGLGFATYTLLGQQVIRLPFIVDTSFGHEILHSWFGNSIYVDYGQGNWCEGLTTYLADYLYKERKGEGKAARHDMLINYQSYVHKDNTLPIHDFASQFDKAAKAVGYDKCAFVFHMLRHEIGNEAFYKAIKKLVSDYSFKVVSWNDLEHIFSQVSGKDLSYFFSEWLGRSDVPILSITMDPSATGIIIEQHTEIPYVLDVPMLVETASGAKTLWKKIDAKKNIINLGPLDQVLSVTLDPNYDIFRQLSSEEFPTVLSRLFGAEKRYFVMPQSEVERRLYAGFVRFLRHIGFSELEMGSTVSHDGLKDGSFIALGDQAAADCGVKPLQGDIKNGVSVDVRSNPFNSKEVAVVINASSEKELVAVQMKLLHCGRYSFLRFENGTVVDKGQKTTRDGIGLEVMPEVSGIASKDISSLDDILDKVASKRVIFFGERHDNFGHHLAELQVIKGLCRRGRKIAVGMEMFQRPFQVFIDRYLKGEIDERQFLTKTEYYKRWGYDYHLYRPIIEFCKAHSIPIVALNLRSEISRKVARDGLSSLTTDEKKEIPKDIDLSNAAYRNLLRNVFDNHPEGVAEDFERFFEAQVLWDEAMAKGIYEYLDNNPKRQMVVLAGAGHVAFGYGIPSRLSRRGDDSQAIIIAGGRENIERGMADYFLFPSDVPAPFSAKLGVLLDDKGGRLIIKEVMPGSVAQSSGLRAGDVILAFDGRPLKTVEDLKLDLLFKDEGSKASIRILRKGKTLKDEIIEVGPFESQNPAMQDIHRRISTGKDRRGAMGR
- a CDS encoding YchE family NAAT transporter, which translates into the protein MSIDRWFEYMKFFVGLLSIVNPIGAVPIFINLTNSQASDDRHRTAVMASLTIVLVLSVSLIAGEAILHFFGISISSFRVGGGILILLMAIDMMHAHISPIRHTEEEARDVADKDSVAIVPLGIPLLAGPGAISTVILYANRNSSALHYLILLTIIFIVAGITWLCLRSASMVAGLLGKTGINIFTRIMGLVMAAIGVEFIANGLKQLLPGLG
- a CDS encoding cation diffusion facilitator family transporter, producing MRSVKVAITANFLVTCLKFIVAFSSGSASMLAEAVHSLADTLNQGFIWVGIIRSKIGPSKEFPFGRGQERYVWGLISACGIFFVGAGVTIYHGIVALVYPREPLITNWTLAVLAVSFIAEGSSLVVAIIDKKDCDTANLAVLLEDSAAVFGLFLAAVAVLLTRFTGHIYWDAVGSIIVGVVLAAIAVILIFTNLEYLIEKASPEELHNEVREYLKDMPLVEDIKDIRMIVLTPDTHRIRAEVELNGYLLIKEMSESLKEDYEQIENFTDFLQFCAAFANRITRTVGAKIDEMEDALKKKAPYLKNVDIKPS